The following nucleotide sequence is from Sander vitreus isolate 19-12246 chromosome 11, sanVit1, whole genome shotgun sequence.
ACTCGCAGCCCTAAAAGGTTTTATACTGAAGCTGAATTAGATACTTACAGCctgttttattataataattataataataataatttgaattagtatttattgtattttgtgaAATTATTTGCAGTAAATATAAACCTCTAGGGTTAGGTATTTCTGAACATACTGTATCTTATTTGAACAATGGTTCCAAATAGAGAATACTTATGATGTAGATGAGGAGTCTGTAGTAGACCagcatatgactttttttagtacTTGAATCAGCTGCTGACTGTCTTTCTGGAGGCAAATGAGGCAGCTGTTCACTAACTGAAATGTGGATAATATggcattaataataaaatataaataacttcTGTTTGGTTTCAGACTAGACTAACTATTACATAAATAGGAGTGCTGACTATCAACTAAAGAATTCCTTAATAAACACAGCCGTACTGAGCTATGTTAGtgcagataaataaatacaaattcaaCATTGGTTGggatatattatttatttggttAATTGTTTACCCTTTTTGACAAAGACAATATTGTAATTGATGGTATAGTCTGACGGCAAACTAAATTAGTATGTTTGTTTTACAGTTGTATTGGTGCCCCAGCTAAACTTGTGTTATGTGTCTTGCAGCAGCTACAGCAGCAGAATTTAAGTCTGCCTCAGTTTGTTCTGGTGCAGCCTGGCCACCCGATCGCCACACAACTGCAGCCCGCTCAGTTCATCATCTCACAGACACCGCATGGCCAACAGGGTGAGTAAAATACTTGCATTGTTAGATTTGCATGCAGAATTAAGAACAGCGATGTATTCCAAGTATTTGATTGTTATTTAAGCATTCTTTTTTTGATCTCAACTCCCATGTCTTTCACCCTGAAGGCATATTGCAAGCCCAGAGTCTTCTAACTCAACTACCTCAAAGCCAAGCTAACCTCCTGCCGACTCAACCATGCATCACCCTTGCAACTCAGGTTGGTAATGATGCAAGCAAACTCTCGAAAATGTGTTTCAGTTTTACTGGCAGTTCTGAACGTGTTTCCCGCTGTAATCCAGATGTGTGAACACAATAACATCACACATTTGTTTGGTGCAATTTATTGACCACTTTTGTATTCTTCTACATATTCCATTTTCCAACTAATCCTTAAATAACAATCGCATTTTATATTTTCTCTGCAGCCTGCCACTCCAACCCGCACAACAGCAGCCACACCTATTCAGTCCCTGTCCCACAGTCAGACACCACCCAAACGGTTGGATACCCCCACTATGGAGGAGCCTAGCGATCTGGAGGAACTGGAACAATTTGCCAAGACCTTCAAACAGAGGCGTATCAAACTGGGCTTCACgcaggtgtgtgtgtaagactGAATAGATTGAACCTCAAAGGTTCACTGATTTTTTGATTTGCAATtctatgtagtatatatatagtattatttTGCAAATTCTGTAGATATTCTCATCCTCAAATTCATGGTGCATATACCAATAATTAACTCATATTATTGGTGTATCTTTGCTGTAGGAAAAAATGATTGTGATTACCATTTTTcatgtttctctgtctccctccattCTCCAGGGCGATGTTGGCCTGGCCATGGGGAAGCTGTATGGAAACGACTTCAGCCAAACTACCATCTCTCGTTTTGAGGCCTTGAATCTGAGCTTTAAGAACATGTGCAAACTCAAGCCATTGCTGGAGAAGTGGCTCAACGATGCAGGTGTGTCCCTGACCCCTGAAACCTGAATAAGTGATACAGAAGCACATGGCATGAGGCATCGCTCTGCATATTTATTctttgggttacactttacttgaaggtagctacataagagtgacatgacactgtcatgaacgtgtcataagcATTAtaacataacgcttcttttagtaagtgtcattcggtttttgtcattacaagttatggttagggttagggttagggttcatgtgtcatgacagtgtcatgtcactcttatgcagataccttcaagtaaagtgttaccattctTTGTTTTCCTCACATCTGTATTGGTCTTGTGTGACTGGCAAAGGGCAGCGTGGGTTGTCTGACTTTACAGTGCCTTGTCTTTACCTTCCCTTGCTTTGTGTCGGTGCTGTTTGTGCAGAGAATCTGACATCTGACCAGGCCCTGTCCAGCCCCAGTGCCCTGTGCTCCCCAGGCATGGGCATAGAGGGGATCAACCGCAGACGGAAGAAGAGGACCAGTATTGAGACCAACATCCGAGTGGCCTTAGAAAAAAGCTTTCTGGAGGTTATAACTCATATTCCTGAAGTTAACAATATTGGTCTGAAATTAAGTTTTAGCCTGCCATTAAGtgtttaaatagtaaaatatgtaaatgtataatGTTAAAGACGATAGGCTCCTTAGTGCTCACAGGGAATCTCCGTTTTTTTTGCCCTCTTCAAGCAGAACCAAAAACCTACCTCTGAAGAGATCACCATGATCGCTGACCAGCTCAACATGGAGAAGGAGGTGATTCGGGTCTGGTTCTGCAATCGCCgacagaaagagaagaggatTAACCCCCCCAGCAGCTGCAACAGTGGAGGAGGCGGCACCCCCATCAAAACCATCTTTACCCCCAGTAGCCCTTTGGTAAGGATGGACACACTCACACTTAAGTGATTCTTCAAGGACTGTTTTCTAGATTTTTCAGACTCTGTTCTGTTCCTGGATTTGTTATTTGTTCTCTGGAATTTGCTACAATGCCAAGAGATtcattatgtttgtttgtagCTGTAGCTAAATGACAGTCTTAAGACAGTAGCTTATTCAACCCTCCCTCTTATTCTTTTGCCCAGGTGGCCAGCACAGCAAGCCTTGTGAGCAGTCCAACTATTAACACACCCACCACTCTGACTGTAAACCCAGTGATGCCTCTCACCAGCACCAGTGTCTCCGGTTTGTCTTTCACAGGTGTGTATGGGTGTGCTTGACATGTGTGTTTGCCTTAATGGACATGTGTGTCTAATCACACATGATAATTGAATTTAAGGTTAACTTGTGTTTTCTCCCCACGCTCCCTCAAAGGCACGACAGTTGGAGGCACAAACACTGCGTccgtcatatccactgcacctaTGATTACTATGGCCTGCTCTCCATCTTTGAGCCCGTCGCCAACGACTATTCACTCTTCGACAGAAAGCAAGGCGCAAACCATCGTCACCCAGGCACCGACATCCATCGCCACCACTTTAGGGACGGGTCAGCTGATGGTGACGCCGTCAGGGCTGTCTGCGGCGCTGCAGGGGGCCCAGTTACCCAGCGGCTTTGCTgctatggctgctgctgctgctgggctcAACCCAGGACTGATGTCCTCCCAGTTTGCTCCGGGGTTAGTATAGGTTATGTTTAAACGAGGCCTCTGGTTATTACTTCTGTGGAGTGTACTCAGGTGTTCAGGTCTCTTCTCTATTGATCTAAATGATCTTGTCTGTGTGTCCAGGGGGGCCCTGCTCAGTCTGACTTCTGGTGGCCTTGGTAGTCCTGCCTTCATGAGCAACAACACCTTGGCTACCATCCAAGGTGTGTATCAATGTAAGTATATTCAATTCTCCTTtgcaaatatttacattttgtgtgtgtatatatgtatatgtgtgtgtgtgtgtgtgtgtgtgtgtgtatatatatatatatatatatatatatgtatatatatatatgtatatatatatatatatatgtatatatatatatatatatatatgtatatatatatatatatgtatatatatatgtatatatatatatatatatatatatatatatatatatatatatatgtatatatatatatatatatatatatatatatatatatatatatatatgtatatatatatatatgtatatatatatatatatatatatatatatatatatgtgtgtgtatgtatatatatatatatatatatatatatatatatatatatgtgtgtatgtatatatatatatatatatatatatatatatatatatgtatttatatatatatatatatatatatatgtatgtatatatgtatatatatatatatatatatatatgtatgtatatatgtatatatgtatgtatgtatatatgtatatgtatgtatgtatatatatatatatgtatgtatgtatatatgtatgtatgtatgtgtatatatatatatatatatatatatgtataatatatatgtatatatatatatgtgtgtatatatatatatatatgtgtgtatatatatatatatatatatatatgtatgtgtgtatatatatatatatcatcatcATGGGTTTATTATGATAACACATACAATTTGAATGAGGCCACAATGCATTTGCATGTTGAGAGTAAAAATGATTCAGGCCACGCCCATGAGGTTAATTGTGCTGAGAGAAAATTACTTCAGTGGGGGGGGAATAATCCTGCTGAGAGATAATAAATAGTATaaagtatttgtgttttttaattaaattatttcacattttgacTCATAAGGCAGGTTTGGTCCTCTACACACTGTCGACCACCCCAACCCCTGCTCTCCGTCTAAACACATCGACTGTTCCatctcctccacagctctggcATCAGGCGGCACGATCCCCATCACTTCTCTGGATGGCGGCAACTTGCTGTTCGCCAACACTTCTGCTGGTAACACACCCAACCTGGTGACCACGCCGCTCTTCCTGAACCCCCAGAACCTGTCGCTGCTCACCAGTAACCCCGTCAGCCTGGTGTCGGCCGGGGCGGGGGGGCTGCAGGTCACTGCTGATGCTCATCATCAAACAACCAAGGCTGCTGTGCCTGTGCAAGCTTCGACCATTACCACTGCCTCCAAGGCTCAGTGAAGCCAGTCAGGCTGCATCCTGAATTAACGCCCTATTTCTTATGTCGTGCACTACTCCTTTCACACCATGTAGGGAATAGGGAGGTCGTTTGATATAGGCTCTGCGCTTCACTAACCACCCCACATTCTTTCTATtgtatctattattatttaatccTTTTGCTGCcaccaaaaagaaaacaacctcAAATGAGGTTGAggttgactttttattttttagtgtttcctgttttttccTTTATGATTCTTGGATGTTTATTTTCCCACAAACAGTAGCCCGATGGACACTGCTGTTGGCCTGCCACTCCTCATGAACCTTGAAAAGTGTCCAGGAAGAAAAATATCCTCGGCACCATcaagatattcacattttgtagatgtatatatatatacatatatatcctCCTATTTCCAGGTCAGAATTTTCTGAAAAAACTGCTAAACTACTTCTAACCAAAAACTTTAAGATTTTGCTCTTTTAACATTCAAACTAAACTGATTTACTACTAATTTCACAATATTCATTATCACTAATGGGGATTTGTGTGTCACCCCATCTTtaattatctctttttttttttttttggacaggCCTTGACGTAAATCATATCAAAGTTAAATTGTAGAGACTTTTCTTCTTTACCTTTGCTgtctatttttgttgttgacattTTCAGAACTTTGTAAGTCTAATATTAAGTTAAGATTCAACTATCAACTTTTAATCGTGGTTATAAGGCTTTAAAAACAAGTAATAAGTGGTCGATATAAAGGTTATCATTGCTTTAAGGGTCAGAGGGACAAGATGCGTCTCTCTGAGTCTCTCTTTCTGGAAACACTGAGTTTTACATTTTGCTGCGGTGGCAGACTAGCCCCCAAGCTTTTGTAAAATGACGTTCTCGCTGCGGATTCTAGACACTGATAGAAAATGACTGAAACATTGTGTTGAGAGCTTTATAAAGAGTCATGCAGTCCCGTGTCTGATAAAGAGTGATTTGTTTTGGATGGTGGTCCATTGGAAAAGTGTACATTATGCTTGGGTTCAGAGTTAGAAACTAGAGGTCTGCATGTGTTGTCTACAGCTCAGGCAGATGCTGAGAGTTCAGTAACTGCATGATCCACAAGGCTCTGTGGCTGACTGGTCTGTTTGGGGAGGACTAGTCAGGGGGCATGGTCATCATACCAAATGTATGGCGGCATTGGCTAGATGGGGttattgtattgtgtttttgttttatttcttttaatagtAGTACCGTCGTATCTACTTGTGCACAGTATCTGTACCAAAAAAAACTGGATTGATGAGCTGCAGTCTGCCTGTTTTCGGAGGAATGaaattctgtcttttttttgtgtctgcagTCATTCGACTGGCTTACGTACTTTAAGATATACCAAAAATATTTGTTAAAATAATTGCTGTGTGTAGCTGGTGTAGCTTAGTCTAGTCAATATATTTATGAGTACAGAATCTCTTGTCATTGTCAACAGAATATAGAAATGCAATATTTTGATGATCATTTTCCAAagatgaccttttttttttttttttttatttgacaaagtgTCTCATCGCTCAACTTTTTAATTGGCAGCACAACTGACCAAAAAGAGAGGGATCGGTGGGTTGGGGCACGAGAAAGTAGTTTccttttactctttttttaaattgttttttattgccGGGGCCTTTTCCCTAACGACTGATCCATGTGATCTTTCAGCCATTTGATggctttgttttccttttcatcTGTTTTGACCATTTTGGTAGCAGTTTTGGACTTTTCTGAAGCATCATGGAAAGgttctgtttttggttttgtaCTAATAATCAGCCATAAAACAACAGCTTGAACCAAAGTGGTTTTCCTCAGTAGTTGCTGTGCCTGTTCGAGCACTCAAGTTGCCGTTCCGACGATCTTTACTCTCCACACTGCTGACAAATTATGTTCCTCTTCTCCCACCTCGGTCAATACCCGAAATTCCTGATTTGGTGCTGCTGGATAAGGATCACAGAAACCTAGCTTTAACAACTTGCTGCTGAAACTCTTGGTGGTGTTGAGCTGTTGAGAGCCCTGCATGCTTTCCTATAGCTTTATGACTACACTCTGTTAAAGTCAGGTTTTGTGGTTTCGACCCTCCCGTCTGAAGGGCTCACATTTATAAATGCATAGATCGGATCATCAGATAACATACACCTCCTATCAGCACCGCCATTTTGAACCAGCATGCTATGAAACAGTATTCCGCTTCCTAAAGTCTGTGGACTAGTTTCAAAACCTGCCAAAGTATCTTACTCAACACAGTGTTGGGCTAAGTACTGTTATGTGCTACACATTCAACTAAACCCCACGTAAAAAGTAGAATTGTTCTGCTGCTTAAAAATAACAAACTTAAAATACAACGGTGATGTTTAGATCACTGAGGCTGTTAGCAGTGAAATCTGTCCATGTTATCCTCTTGTGTACTTCTTTTCtgttgaattattttgactgaatATACCTCAGCAGCACTTAAACATAAGGTTCACCTTTAGGCATTTCTGTGTATAGAACAGTGTAGAATGTATAAGAACTGTCTGGCTTGCCATTCAAATTTTATACTGATGAACCATACATAGGAACCATACATAAAAGGACAACCTACTACTGCTATTTTCTAGTACTACTATTTATGGGGTATTTCCAggtttaaatattattttgagATCCTTCTTGCCAAAGTAAAAGCCTTTCTCTTTGCAGCTAGGCGGGTGTCTGGCTGCTCACGTTTGCTGGTTTCCCCATCTTTAAGGCCACAACGGGCCTATCGGACTCAGTCCTGTTCCAGTGCTATTTGTAGTTACTAAAGAGTTGAACATGTAACAAGCAAGATGAACCAGTTGCCATTGGCACCATAGGATGTTACTGAAATATTTATCTGAGGAAAGACTTAAGAATTAGAGAAACAATCTTTTCTTAATtctatacatataaatatatatataaacacgtgtaagatattcatattttatatttgaacCAGTATGTTATCAAGACTGAATGTAGTGTTTATCATGCTtacttgggaaaaaaaagaaaaatctcccCTAAATCTTCCTTTTTATTATTGCAAAAAAGCAAATTTTCTTTGAGAACTGACAAGACCAAAAAATAAGAGAAGAAATCTGAGACCACGCCCCGGTGGTGCATAAGTCGCTGACACCTGCGTCTGTCGTGTATCTGCGAGGTCTTTTCAACAGGAAGTTTTTGTTTAGGCGCTCCTGACTCTGAAGTATCTGATCTTAATCTTTGAAtacattgttattgttttgttttggttgagtCATTGTGGACTTGATTTGTTGTGCTGTCTTTaacaatcattttattttatttttatactttatgcCTTTAATTGTTTTGTATAGTGTGAGAGGGCAAGATCACTGGCTTTCTTAGTTTGACAAAGAAGATTAACATTATCATTTATGCCTTATTGTTACGTAGAAGACATGAGCATTGTAGCATTGTtgtgcgtgtgagagagagcttgAGCGTTGAGCTCACCTGGTGCATTGTTTTCACTGAAACAAAACGGTGTACTTTGGGCATTTTGGAGCGTGGGATGATTATGTTGCTACCAGTTTTTTAGGTGCGACTCAGACAGGTTGAGGATACCTGTGAGAAAAGCTTTACTAATAATTCCAGcaggtggatgtgtgtgtgtttgtgtcttataAAGAGAGAATAGGGAGGGCAGTCTGCAAACCATTATGGTGCATTTTTTCCCATCTTTTGGCAGGTGTTTGAGAGtgagttttaaagaaatggtgAGACATGAGAGtacttatttttgtttttgtccagaGGGGGGGGGTCTCTGCTGATTAGCTGAAGCCTTAAAGCGAGCCGGTTTATGGTTTATAAAGGAAAAACTACCGTTTGTGGTaggtaggcctgcacgattcgggggaaAAATATCAATcacgatttatttttttttagcttagaattgatatcacgattctctgccacaatttttttttctcacaaagtgtaagtggcagtaccaaacagatTTCTTTGGCACCtgtagcacattgcgcatcaccacaagcctgtaaacatagaggctttaatgaataaagaaaataaagtacatactgaccatttaagtacagtaggctaccaaaaatagtgacatataacacattgaactaaatatggccctgatacaggctctatctgaactccttgaacatgtctttacataattaaaacatgttaatgtcaatgtcaaatgctttcaataaatgaattgaagggggggggaagaagtcatttaaaaattaaatcgtgaacaggggtgaatcgagatcacgattttataacgatttatcgtgcaggcctagtttgTGGTCACAGTTTGACTATTTCATCTCTACTAATTATCTTAATATACTTTCAACTGACAGTCTTTTTGCGACTGGCTTTGCTTTAATGCTTTAGTTTCATTACGCGATCCCCTAGATTTCAAGATGCTCTTGTGGATCAGCCATGCATCGAGTTGTAGTTTGTCACCACACTGGTTTGCCGGTTGTTAACGTTGACAAAGAAAGTGTAGAGCACCAGCTAAGGCAAAAGGAGCTGTTGTATACCTCATTTCTAACTCAAGACTGAGTGAAACCTGCTTTAATCtacttacaaaataaaaaaatgaaaacgtttaaaaaaaaaaaaaaaaaaaaaagtcacaaaaattaaaaaaagatgaaaatacACAAACTTGTGTCAGTGGAGAAGCCCGTTCATACCTGTACTTAGTGAAGGGTTGTAGTAAAAGCCACCACAAGGGGGGGGGGTACAGAATACATACCAGTTCTCATGaatgtctgctgttttttttctttaacaattTGGTGTTTTTATGCTGCACACTGATGTATTTTTCAGCATTGGATAGAAATGATCTGTTGTAACTTGagatttaaatttattttagtGTATTGTATTCCATTACTGTCTGTTATACGAATAGACGACCCCTCCATGTTTGAACACTTTTAAGTTTGacaatcctgttttttttgtttttttttgttttgttttcacactGACCGAGCACAGGTATGTACATGTCTTACCACATGACGGTGTGCTGTTGCAGCCCGCTCTCGCTTTCCTGTGGTACCAACATTAACCAAAGACTTCTAACTTGATTGTATATGAACGACACCCCTCTCTCGGCCCATCCCTGCCTCACTGCTCAGCATCAAATCCCGGCTGCACGCCCTCACCCAAGTCCTCAATTCATCGGAGTTTGCTTTTTATTGCATGTGAATGTATCCCGCCCCGGAAACACTCCGGCGTCCTGTCAGTGTGGCGGTTACAGTGCCTGTGGGCGGGGAtcggagaggggggaggggggttgaaCAGGGGCTGAGCGGGCTTCTCCGACAGACACAAACGAATCTGGTGGTAGCTGGGTGATGTTTGTTAATACACACTGAGGGTAAATCCTGTGCACACTGTACATGCTCAGGACTCTGTATGTTTTGTCTGTCTTGAGCGCTGTTGCTAGGATGTTTCCCctccactctttctctctccctctctctcaagGACTGTGGTGAAAAATGCTGATCCTGCCTCTcacagtgtctctgtatcttcCTCATCACCTGTACACTGTATAGTCCCAGGACATTTACCCTGTTGTCTCCAGGAATACACATCCTGCGGTTGCTAAAACTCACTGCTGTGtccctcctccacctcttcctccctttcctcctctgctctctccttTGACATCGTCTCTTCACTACAGACTCTGATCAGCTGTGACACTATGCATCATGGTCCTTCACTCTGCATGGACTGTGTCCCTCCG
It contains:
- the pou2f1b gene encoding POU domain, class 2, transcription factor 1b isoform X14; the protein is MADGGAASQDESSGPDAKVNNQSETTKCAMESGDGNTGIQINGFDFQRQMVPTTSTITNAHAQALLQQLTLTPAQQQMLIQQAQAQLLAAAVQHSANQQNNTTGASISASAATPITQLPLSQPIQIASQLQQQNLSLPQFVLVQPGHPIATQLQPAQFIISQTPHGQQGILQAQSLLTQLPQSQANLLPTQPCITLATQPATPTRTTAATPIQSLSHSQTPPKRLDTPTMEEPSDLEELEQFAKTFKQRRIKLGFTQGDVGLAMGKLYGNDFSQTTISRFEALNLSFKNMCKLKPLLEKWLNDAVCAENLTSDQALSSPSALCSPGMGIEGINRRRKKRTSIETNIRVALEKSFLEQNQKPTSEEITMIADQLNMEKEVIRVWFCNRRQKEKRINPPSSCNSGGGGTPIKTIFTPSSPLVASTASLVSSPTINTPTTLTVNPVMPLTSTSVSGLSFTGTTVGGTNTASVISTAPMITMACSPSLSPSPTTIHSSTESKAQTIVTQAPTSIATTLGTGQLMVTPSGLSAALQGAQLPSGFAAMAAAAAGLNPGLMSSQFAPGGALLSLTSGGLGSPAFMSNNTLATIQGVYQSLASGGTIPITSLDGGNLLFANTSAGNTPNLVTTPLFLNPQNLSLLTSNPVSLVSAGAGGLQVTADAHHQTTKAAVPVQASTITTASKAQ
- the pou2f1b gene encoding POU domain, class 2, transcription factor 1b isoform X16, producing the protein MADGGAASQDESSGPGIQINGFDFQRQMVPTTSTITNAHAQALLQQLTLTPAQQQMLIQQAQAQLLAAAVQHSANQQNNTTGASISASAATPITQLPLSQPIQIASQLQQQNLSLPQFVLVQPGHPIATQLQPAQFIISQTPHGQQGILQAQSLLTQLPQSQANLLPTQPCITLATQPATPTRTTAATPIQSLSHSQTPPKRLDTPTMEEPSDLEELEQFAKTFKQRRIKLGFTQGDVGLAMGKLYGNDFSQTTISRFEALNLSFKNMCKLKPLLEKWLNDAENLTSDQALSSPSALCSPGMGIEGINRRRKKRTSIETNIRVALEKSFLEQNQKPTSEEITMIADQLNMEKEVIRVWFCNRRQKEKRINPPSSCNSGGGGTPIKTIFTPSSPLVASTASLVSSPTINTPTTLTVNPVMPLTSTSVSGLSFTGTTVGGTNTASVISTAPMITMACSPSLSPSPTTIHSSTESKAQTIVTQAPTSIATTLGTGQLMVTPSGLSAALQGAQLPSGFAAMAAAAAGLNPGLMSSQFAPGGALLSLTSGGLGSPAFMSNNTLATIQGVYQSLASGGTIPITSLDGGNLLFANTSAGNTPNLVTTPLFLNPQNLSLLTSNPVSLVSAGAGGLQVTADAHHQTTKAAVPVQASTITTASKAQ
- the pou2f1b gene encoding POU domain, class 2, transcription factor 1b isoform X2 — its product is MRLLTASVSSPSDAWLCVDAHTGAFERDAKVNNQSETTKCAMESGDGNTGIQINGFDFQRQMVPTTSTITNAHAQALLQQAAAHLNTQFLTSFLIQIPLTAQRLKAHSQNSAQSKSEDSSALPTSVQQSILPQTQLMLAGGQIAGLTLTPAQQQMLIQQAQAQLLAAAVQHSANQQNNTTGASISASAATPITQLPLSQPIQIASLQQQNLSLPQFVLVQPGHPIATQLQPAQFIISQTPHGQQGILQAQSLLTQLPQSQANLLPTQPCITLATQPATPTRTTAATPIQSLSHSQTPPKRLDTPTMEEPSDLEELEQFAKTFKQRRIKLGFTQGDVGLAMGKLYGNDFSQTTISRFEALNLSFKNMCKLKPLLEKWLNDAVCAENLTSDQALSSPSALCSPGMGIEGINRRRKKRTSIETNIRVALEKSFLEQNQKPTSEEITMIADQLNMEKEVIRVWFCNRRQKEKRINPPSSCNSGGGGTPIKTIFTPSSPLVASTASLVSSPTINTPTTLTVNPVMPLTSTSVSGLSFTGTTVGGTNTASVISTAPMITMACSPSLSPSPTTIHSSTESKAQTIVTQAPTSIATTLGTGQLMVTPSGLSAALQGAQLPSGFAAMAAAAAGLNPGLMSSQFAPGGALLSLTSGGLGSPAFMSNNTLATIQGVYQSLASGGTIPITSLDGGNLLFANTSAGNTPNLVTTPLFLNPQNLSLLTSNPVSLVSAGAGGLQVTADAHHQTTKAAVPVQASTITTASKAQ
- the pou2f1b gene encoding POU domain, class 2, transcription factor 1b isoform X9; this encodes MADGGAASQDESSGPGIQINGFDFQRQMVPTTSTITNAHAQALLQQAAAHLNTQFLTSFLIQIPLTAQRLKAHSQNSAQSKSEDSSALPTSVQQSILPQTQLMLAGGQIAGLTLTPAQQQMLIQQAQAQLLAAAVQHSANQQNNTTGASISASAATPITQLPLSQPIQIASQLQQQNLSLPQFVLVQPGHPIATQLQPAQFIISQTPHGQQGILQAQSLLTQLPQSQANLLPTQPCITLATQPATPTRTTAATPIQSLSHSQTPPKRLDTPTMEEPSDLEELEQFAKTFKQRRIKLGFTQGDVGLAMGKLYGNDFSQTTISRFEALNLSFKNMCKLKPLLEKWLNDAVCAENLTSDQALSSPSALCSPGMGIEGINRRRKKRTSIETNIRVALEKSFLEQNQKPTSEEITMIADQLNMEKEVIRVWFCNRRQKEKRINPPSSCNSGGGGTPIKTIFTPSSPLVASTASLVSSPTINTPTTLTVNPVMPLTSTSVSGLSFTGTTVGGTNTASVISTAPMITMACSPSLSPSPTTIHSSTESKAQTIVTQAPTSIATTLGTGQLMVTPSGLSAALQGAQLPSGFAAMAAAAAGLNPGLMSSQFAPGGALLSLTSGGLGSPAFMSNNTLATIQGVYQSLASGGTIPITSLDGGNLLFANTSAGNTPNLVTTPLFLNPQNLSLLTSNPVSLVSAGAGGLQVTADAHHQTTKAAVPVQASTITTASKAQ